The Virgibacillus siamensis sequence CGATGCCTCGACCTCTTCATCTTTTAATGTTTTTTCCGGATCCTGGTACAGCAGACTGATAGCAATTGACTTTTTACCATCTTCCAGGTGCTCGCCTTTGTATACATCAAAAATGTGTACATCCTGTACGAGCGGCGCACCGGTTTCTTCAATCTGCTTTTTAATGTCCCCTGCTCGTACATCCTCATCAACAATAAATGCGATATCCCTTGAGACAGATGGATATTTCGGAATTGGTTTATAGCTGTTGGAGCCGCTGTATACTTCCAACACATAATCCATGTCAATGTCAAAAATATATGTTTCCTTGATGTCCAAGTCCTTTTCCAATTTTGGATGAACTTGCCCCAGGTATCCTGCTGTTTTATTGTTAATCATAATAACGGCACATCTTCCGGGATGGAGTTCAGGCAATTCAGCCTGCACATAGTCTGCTTCGATTCCCAGGAAATCAAATAAACCTTCCAAGATTCCTTTTACCAAATAGAAATCCACGTGCTTTTTCTCCTGCTGCCAAAGATGTACTAACCAGTTACCTGTCAATACACCTGATGCTCTAAGCTTTTCTTCCGGCTGCTGTGTCAGATTTTCTTCAGCGGAAATAAATATGTTACCAAGCTCATAATATGCAAGGTCCATCTGATTTCTTGCCTGGTTATAAGATACTGTTTGCAGTAATTCAGGAATCAAACTCAACCTTAAGGATTTATGATCCTCCGTCATCGGCATGGATAAATGAACAGGCTTCGGATTTTTTTCGGATATTTCCGGACTGAGAAACTTCGTAACCAGTTCATCTTTCGTCAAGGAATAGGTAATAGTTTCCATTAATCCGGCTCCTTGCAGATAACCTTTAATTTCCCGTTTTAATTGTTGGTAATGTGTAAGCCCTCCAGCTTGTGAAGATCCTTTTGGCAATGTAAATGGCAAATTGTCATATCCATAAATTCGTGCAGCTTCTTCCAACATATCCTCAAAAATAGTAATATCCCCGCGCCGTGTTGGGATTGTTACTGAAAATTCTTCTGCCTGTTGCTCAAATGAAAACTGCAATCTGTTTAATATGTCACCAATTTCTTCGTTTCGTATCGCTGTCCCAAGCCGTTTGTTGATTTCATTTGTATTGATTTCAACAATTTTTTCAGAACGGTCCAACTTATCAAATGTTGCTGGCTCAGCCAATACTGTACCACCGGCATATTTCTGCATCAGATGTGCTGCCCGCATTCCTGCTCTGGCGACACGGTTCGGGTCTACTCCTTTTTCAAATCGAGTACTCGATTCACTGCGCAAACCGGTATCTTTGACTGTTTTCCTGACAGATGATGGGTTGAAGTATGCTGCTTCAAGCAATACCGTTTTTGTATCCGCATTAACCTCTGTGTTGGCGCCGCCCATTACACCTGCCAAAGCAACCGGTTCTTTACCATTTGTAATTAGCAAGTGATCGGCTGACAGATTTCGTTCAACATCATCAAGTGTAACCATTTTTTCATCTTGTTTGGCACGTCGCACAACAATTTTATCCGAATTCAATAAATCATAATCAAATGCATGAAGCGGTTGACCATATTCCAATAGAACATAGTTTGTAATATCCACTACATTATTGATTGGCCGTATTCCTGCAGCTATCAATGCATTGCGCATCCATAGCGGGGACTTCCCAACCTCTAAATCCTTAATAATGACTGCACCGTAATACGGATTCAATTCCGGGTTTTCCACTTCAACTGATACATGGTCAGTTGCTTTTTCCTCACTGAAATTCACTGTTTCATCCGGCAGCATAATGTCCTGATTCAAAATAGCTGCTACTTCATATGCAACACCGAGCATACTTAAACAATCGGCACGGTTCGGAGTCAGGTCAAATTCCAAAACAGCATCATTAAGGTTTAACAAGGGTTCAACATCTTCGCCAATTTCTACATCATCAGGAAATACGAATATTCCATCTGCAACATCTTTCGGCACATATTTTTCTTCAATCCCCAACTCCTGTAATGAACAAATCATGCCGTTGGATTCAATCCCCCGCAATTTCACTTTCTTAATTTTAAAATTACCTGGTAAAACAGCGCCTGGTCTGGCTACTGCCACCTTTTGCCCCTGACTGATGTTCGGTGCCCCGCAAATAATTTGTAATGTCTCATCACCAACATCAACCTGGCATAAATTCAGCTTATCCGCATTTGGATGCCTCTCGCACGATTTCACATAACCTGTCACAACGTTTTTACTCTCGTCGGCAATATATTCGATGCCATCAACTTCAATTCCGGTTTTAGTGATTTTTTCAGCCAGTTCTTCAGGTGTAATATCCCCAATATCAACATATCTTTTAAGCCAATTTATTGAAACTAACATTACAGGATCCCTCCTTTTGCGTGATGATACTGACGTAAGAATCGCTTATCATTTGTATAGAATTGACGGATATCATCGATGCCGTATTTCAGCATTGCAATCCGATCCGGCCCCATTCCGAATGCAAATCCGGTATATACTTCGGGGTCATACCCGGCCATTTTCAACACACGCGGGTGAACCATGCCTGCACCAAGAATCTCAATCCAACCGGTTTTTTTACAGACTGAGCACCCTGCTCCATTACAAACTTTACAGGATATATCCATTTCCACGGAAGGTTCTGTAAAAGGGAAAAAGCTTGGGCGCAATCTGATTTTCCGGTCCTGTCCGAACATTTTTTTAGCAAATTTATCAAGGATCCCTTTCAGATCGCTCATCCGAACATCCTTATCCACATATAGCCCTTCAATCTGCGTGAATTGATGGGAGTGTGTTGCATCATCCGTATCACGTCGGTAAACTTTACCGGGACAAATCATTTTCACAGCTTGTGTTCCTTTGTATTGATTCATTGTTCTGGCCTGGACGGGTGATGTATGTGTTCGTAACAACAATTCATTAGTTATATAAAATGTATCCTGCATATCACGGGCTGGATGGTTTTTCGGAAGGTTCAACGCTTCGAAGTTGTAATAGTCCGTTTCCACTTCCGGTCCTTCCTTAATTTCAAAGCCCATTCCAATGAATAAATCTTCAATTTCTTCAATGATACTCGTCAGCAAATGCGGTCCGCCAAATTGAACCGGCCGACCCGGCAATGTGACATCAATTGCTTCTTTTTTCAATTGCTCTTCCATGGCCTGTTCCTCAAGAACATTACTTTTCTGATCAATTTCTGCACTAATGGTTTCTCTGACTTTATTGGCTAATTCACCAACTACAGGGCGCTCCTCTTTGGACAGTTTGCCCATTCCT is a genomic window containing:
- the pheT gene encoding phenylalanine--tRNA ligase subunit beta, with amino-acid sequence MLVSINWLKRYVDIGDITPEELAEKITKTGIEVDGIEYIADESKNVVTGYVKSCERHPNADKLNLCQVDVGDETLQIICGAPNISQGQKVAVARPGAVLPGNFKIKKVKLRGIESNGMICSLQELGIEEKYVPKDVADGIFVFPDDVEIGEDVEPLLNLNDAVLEFDLTPNRADCLSMLGVAYEVAAILNQDIMLPDETVNFSEEKATDHVSVEVENPELNPYYGAVIIKDLEVGKSPLWMRNALIAAGIRPINNVVDITNYVLLEYGQPLHAFDYDLLNSDKIVVRRAKQDEKMVTLDDVERNLSADHLLITNGKEPVALAGVMGGANTEVNADTKTVLLEAAYFNPSSVRKTVKDTGLRSESSTRFEKGVDPNRVARAGMRAAHLMQKYAGGTVLAEPATFDKLDRSEKIVEINTNEINKRLGTAIRNEEIGDILNRLQFSFEQQAEEFSVTIPTRRGDITIFEDMLEEAARIYGYDNLPFTLPKGSSQAGGLTHYQQLKREIKGYLQGAGLMETITYSLTKDELVTKFLSPEISEKNPKPVHLSMPMTEDHKSLRLSLIPELLQTVSYNQARNQMDLAYYELGNIFISAEENLTQQPEEKLRASGVLTGNWLVHLWQQEKKHVDFYLVKGILEGLFDFLGIEADYVQAELPELHPGRCAVIMINNKTAGYLGQVHPKLEKDLDIKETYIFDIDMDYVLEVYSGSNSYKPIPKYPSVSRDIAFIVDEDVRAGDIKKQIEETGAPLVQDVHIFDVYKGEHLEDGKKSIAISLLYQDPEKTLKDEEVEASYQEIVGKVNDKFDAYVRS
- the pheS gene encoding phenylalanine--tRNA ligase subunit alpha is translated as MKDELNSIQVETLEKIQNAYTSKELQDIKVAVLGKKGSLTSVLRGMGKLSKEERPVVGELANKVRETISAEIDQKSNVLEEQAMEEQLKKEAIDVTLPGRPVQFGGPHLLTSIIEEIEDLFIGMGFEIKEGPEVETDYYNFEALNLPKNHPARDMQDTFYITNELLLRTHTSPVQARTMNQYKGTQAVKMICPGKVYRRDTDDATHSHQFTQIEGLYVDKDVRMSDLKGILDKFAKKMFGQDRKIRLRPSFFPFTEPSVEMDISCKVCNGAGCSVCKKTGWIEILGAGMVHPRVLKMAGYDPEVYTGFAFGMGPDRIAMLKYGIDDIRQFYTNDKRFLRQYHHAKGGIL